Part of the Alphaproteobacteria bacterium genome, TCTCCCTTGACACCCTCAAAGAACCTGTCTGAGCCGGTTCACTTTTCTCGCCCCTACGCTATATTCTCGTCGGAACCGGGGAGGGCAGGGTAATGCCGATCTTTGAACCCAGGAATACGATGCGGGGACGTCGCATGTTCGCGATCGTGGCGGCTCTGGCCATGGTGGCCGCCAGCACCTCACCCGCCGCAGCACTCGACAAGATTCACTTCGGCACCGATTGGAAGGCCGAGGCGGAATATGGCGGGTACTATCAGGCCAAGGCGGCGGGCATCTACGAAAAATACGGCCTTGACGTCGAGATTCGCCAGGGCGGCCCGCAAGTCAACCATAGTCAGTTGCTGGCGGCCGGCATTCTCGACTTTTCGATTTCTTCCAACACGTCGGTTGCCTTGAATTTTGTCAATAACAATATCCCGATGGTCACGATCGCCGCTTTCTTTCAGAAGGACCCGGCGGTGCTGATATCCCATGCAGGCACGGGGAACGACACCTTCACGCAGATGAAGGGCAAGCCAATCTTGATCTCGAACGACACTCGCCAGGGTTGGTGGCTCTTCCTGAAATCAAAGTTCGGCTATAGCGACAGCCAGATTCGGCCCTACAACTTCCAAATGGCGCCATTTCTGGCCGATGAAAATGCGATCCAGCAGGGCTATGTGACGAGCGAGCCCTATACGCTCGCAAAGGCGGGCGCCATCGTCGTGGTCAATCTTATCGCCAACGCAGGCTGGCCGAGTTACGGCAATCTCGTTACCACGTCGGCCCAGCGCATCAAGGAGAATCCCGATCTCGTCCAACGCTTCGTAAATGCGTCGATTGAGGGATGGTACAGTTATCTCTACGGCGACCCGAGCCCCGGCAATGCGCTGATCAAGCAAGATAATCCCGAGATGACCGACGATCTGATCGTCAATGGGATCGCGAAAATGAAGGAGTTCGGAATCGTCGACTCGGGGGATGCGCTCAAATACGGCATCGGTGCGATGTTTCCTGAGCGCATCGAGAATCTTTACCGCATTTTGGCTGACGCAGACATTTATCCCAAGAACCTCGACTGGCAGAAGGGCTTCGACTTTTCGTTCGTCAACAAACGGTTCGCTATGGAGATGAGGAAGTAAGTGCCGACCTCGCCGACGAGCCCGACGACGATGCCATGTTTGACGCCCGGTATCGTATTGTGCGGCTATAAGGTCATGGTCTCCCGCGTCTCACGCGTTGGACAGCGCTAGATCGCCCGATGCCGCTCGAGGCGCTGACCGACCAGGCTGCTCCCATCGTTCGACTCACGGACGTCAGCAAAACCTATTCGAATGGCGTGGTGGCATTGCGCGGGCTCGGTTTCTCGGTGGGTGCGCGCGAGTTCGTCACGCTGCTCGGTCCCTCAGGCTGTGGAAAGAGTACGGTCCTGCGTCTCATCGCCGGGCTTGGAACGATGTCCACGGGGAGCATCGAATGGCCGCAGGAAAGGCGAGTTCGGCGCTTGGGCAAACTGCAACACGAGATCGGCTTTGTTTTCCAGGAGCCGACATTGATGCCGTGGGCAACACTCTTCGACAATGTCCATCTGCCGTTGCGGATCTCTGGCGAGAGCCGCAAGAACGCTCGTGTTCGAGTCGAGGAGGCGATAGAGCTTGTCGGCCTTGGTGGTTTCGAGCGCGCCTATCCGCGCGAACTTTCGGGGGGAATGAAGATGCGCGTCTCGATCGCGCGCGCGCTCGTGACGAACCCCAGCATTCTGCTGATGGATGAGCCGTTCGCCGCACTCGACGAGATTACGCGCTCGAAGCTCAACAACGATCTCCTGGACCTTTGGACCAAACGCAAGCTGTCCGTCGTGTTCGTGACTCACAGCGTGTTCGAATCCGTCTATCTCTCGGAGAGGGTGCTCGTCATGTCCAGGCGCCCAGGTCGGATCGCTGAAGAGATCCGAATTCCATCGTCGTTCAAACGCGATGACGCGTTCCGAACCTCCGGCGAGTACAATGCGTTCTGCCGGGCGACTAGTGCGGCGCTCCACCGGGCGATGGAGGACCGAGGGCGAGGCGATGGATAAGCCACCGAATTTCGAGGAGAAGCTTGCGGCGGGCGGCCATGTCGGCACCGGTGAGCCGATTGCAAGTGCAGCCATTGTCATGAAGATAGCAGCACCACTCCTCGTGGGGATGATTTTCCTTGGCGGATGGGAAGCGCTGGTGCGCCTCAATCATGTTCCCAGCTATATCGTGCCGGGTCCGATTCTGGTCGCCCGTACACTGGTCAGCGATTGGTCGACACTTTCGAGTTCTCTGTGGATCACGCTAGAGAATACCGGCATTGCATTCGCCGCGGCGGCGTTCGG contains:
- a CDS encoding ABC transporter substrate-binding protein, whose protein sequence is MPIFEPRNTMRGRRMFAIVAALAMVAASTSPAAALDKIHFGTDWKAEAEYGGYYQAKAAGIYEKYGLDVEIRQGGPQVNHSQLLAAGILDFSISSNTSVALNFVNNNIPMVTIAAFFQKDPAVLISHAGTGNDTFTQMKGKPILISNDTRQGWWLFLKSKFGYSDSQIRPYNFQMAPFLADENAIQQGYVTSEPYTLAKAGAIVVVNLIANAGWPSYGNLVTTSAQRIKENPDLVQRFVNASIEGWYSYLYGDPSPGNALIKQDNPEMTDDLIVNGIAKMKEFGIVDSGDALKYGIGAMFPERIENLYRILADADIYPKNLDWQKGFDFSFVNKRFAMEMRK
- a CDS encoding ABC transporter ATP-binding protein, which encodes MPLEALTDQAAPIVRLTDVSKTYSNGVVALRGLGFSVGAREFVTLLGPSGCGKSTVLRLIAGLGTMSTGSIEWPQERRVRRLGKLQHEIGFVFQEPTLMPWATLFDNVHLPLRISGESRKNARVRVEEAIELVGLGGFERAYPRELSGGMKMRVSIARALVTNPSILLMDEPFAALDEITRSKLNNDLLDLWTKRKLSVVFVTHSVFESVYLSERVLVMSRRPGRIAEEIRIPSSFKRDDAFRTSGEYNAFCRATSAALHRAMEDRGRGDG